One window from the genome of Hyla sarda isolate aHylSar1 unplaced genomic scaffold, aHylSar1.hap1 scaffold_331, whole genome shotgun sequence encodes:
- the LOC130330281 gene encoding kinesin-like protein KIFC3, whose translation MLGAAHGAAEASAHGCVHILQCAGMQSRLASLQPVLKNMKSNYNSLRSQVRNFSQFYEASIREARRQICDAVTDVSEANKDLLLKYQREMQLRKKYHNQLVELKGNIRVLCRVRPHVDTGEEDGSGASTIITDVNDDTKLSLHYKGKDRNFELDKIFLPHTTQEEVFQEIEPVVMSCINGYNVCIFAYGQTGSGKTYTMEGTAENPGINQQALCALYQEMEARRGLWSYSVSLSMVEIYNEVIRDLLSKDPQEKLDIKLNPDGSGQLHLPGLTRKEVKSLRHIRKILSLGKRNRATFCTNMNERSSRSHALLTITITGQELSSGAVTTGKLNLVDLAGSERVWKSGAEGERLKEAQNINKSLLALGEVIQALRAKQGHIPFRNSKLTYLLQDSLGKGNKTVMMVQVSSLESNIGETVCSLNFAQRVCKVELGPASRRMDGGRAEV comes from the exons ATGCTCGGAGCAGCACATGGAGCAGCTGAGGCGTCAGCTCATGG TTGTGTCCATATCCTACAATGTGCAGGGATGCAGAGCCGCCTGGCGTCACTCCAGCCCGTCCTGAAGAATATGAAGAGCAACTACAACAGTCTGAGGAGTCAAGTGAGGAACTTCTCTCAATTCTATGAGGCGTCCATCAGAGAGGCCCGAAGACAG ATCTGCGATGCCGTCACGGATGTTTCTGAAGCCAACAAGGATCTTCTGCTAAAATACCAAAGAGAAATGCAGCTGCGCAAGAAATACCACAACCAGCTGGTGGAGCTGAAGG GAAACATCCGTGTGCTGTGCAGAGTGCGGCCGCACGTGGACACCGGAGAGGAGGACGGTTCTGGAGCCTCCACCATCATCACCGATGTCAACGACGACACCAAACTCTCCCTACACTATAAGGGCAAGGACAGGAACTTCGAGCTGGACAAAATCTTCTTACCGCACACCACACAGGAGGAG GTCTTCCAGGAGATTGAGCCGGTGGTCATGTCCTGCATCAATGGATACAACGTCTGCATCTTTGCTTATGGTCAGACTGGATCTGGCAAGACGTACACCATGGAG GGCACAGCGGAGAACCCGGGCATCAACCAGCAGGCCCTGTGTGCCCTCTACCAGGAGATGGAGGCCAGGCGAGGTCTGTGGAGCTACAGTGTCAGCCTCAGTATGGTGGAGATCTACAATGAGGTCATCAG AGATCTTCTCTCCAAGGACCCCCAGGAGAAGCTGGACATCAAGCTGAACCCGGACGGCAGCGGTCAGCTCCACCTGCCCGGACtgaccaggaaggaggtcaagaGCCTCCGGCACATCAGAAAG ATCCTGTCACTGGGGAAAAGAAACAGAGCAACATTCTGCACTAACATGAATGAGAGGAGCTCCCGATCCCACGCCTTACTCACCATCACCATAACCGGGCAGGAGCTGAGCTCTGGAGCTGTTACTACAG GGAAGCTAAACCTGGTGGACCTGGCGGGATCTGAACGGGTGTGGAAGTCCGGGGCGGAGGGCGAACGTCTGAAGGAGGCACAGAATATAAATAAGTCTCTGCTTGCCCTGGGGGAAGTCATTCAGGCCCTTAGAGCCAAGCAAGGTCACATCCCCTTCAGGAACTCCAAGCTCACCTACCTGCTGCAGGACTCACTGGGCAAGGGCAACAAGACGGTCATGATGGTGCAG